The genomic interval CCtcttgcctaaaaaaaaaaaaaaaagttacaggtACAGAAATGCGCAAAAATCTGAAAGAGCTTCTTTATAAACTACACAATTACACTTTTTTGAAATCGCAACAAAAATAGACCAGAAAAGTGAAATCTGAAACAAGAACCCAATGAAACACTGAAAAGAAACTGACTCTGAAAAACAAGTCATGACTAGATGTAACTCACAATTTACTTCAATAGTTGCCTAATTAAATATAGTTATTAATAGTAACAAAGCAGGAAAAAgccacacaaaaacacatgataataatgaaaaacaaatatttacataaactaTGGGAAACACTGTTCCCGATAATTTGATCCACCCTACAGTGAAATATGAGGATCACTGCCCTCGATATATACACGCCGGTAGGCAAAAACTACCTTTGAACACTCCACATTATGGAAGACACTGCTCCCGATAATGGTTTTAGAATagaaatataaatgttacaGAGAAATGCTTTTGTCACTAAAATGCTTGAGCCCCCGAAGCCATtgtcaaaatgaaaagttgccTTGCAAATTCATTAAATTTTTTCAGACCAACGAGAACTAAAAAGATACTTCAGTACAAGGAGATCTGAAAAACCAAATTTCAAAATCTTCACTCAACAGCCCAAATTGTTCTATTGGTTTCAGTTTTGCCAAATTAGGgcttttcttcaaaaaaaaataaaataattttttttaaagaagaggAACTGCTCCGTAAGTAATAAACCAGGTGCTTTTTAACTTATTTCCTCAAGCACCTGTAACAAGAGACATTTCTGATGCCAGCTGTTGGTAACATGCATTTCTGTTAGCAGATGCTGCTTTTAAGAACTGACAGTATAACCGTCACAATTATGGAAGGCACTGCTTccgataattaaaaaaaaaaaagacacttttATAGTGAACACTGTCactgataaataaataagaaataaatatagTATGGTCCTCAGTTGGTCAAAAAGGCTGAGTTTGGGGGTTTTACACGAAGTGACTAAAATCCCCAAGTAGCAGCCGAGAACAAGGTTTACTCCATATGCAACTTGATGAGACATGGAAAAACatctttaagaaaaataacaacttGAACCTGAAATGCACCTTAAAATCAGTTAGCAGAAGAGCTAAGCTTGTGCTCCAATGtctttatcatttaattttgtattatttaccCTTAGTTTAgcaataatacatattataatCTTCCAAATGCAATATACTAAGATGTATAGATATAATAAGACTGATAAGAATGATATCTGTATTTATTATCTCAATATAGTTCTTATGTTTAAAGAACTTCCACAATTTAGCTTAAAGCTGCCATCTCACTAATTTTGAAGATATGCTTGGTCAAAGTCATGGTTCCAAATCAAATCAGATCTACTTCATAGTGGCAggattatatatgtgtgtatcgAGTAGAACCTTTAAACAAAACCAATGTCAGGTTGGTGAAAAACACTATATCTCGTTGTCTAAGGCCCAGATATCTCCAGCCAGGTCATTGGCACAGCCCTGGATACTCCAGGTGAGTAGAGCAAACTTGTTTAGGACCTGGTCTATGTCGAAGCTTGCTTTTTTTTCATGTACATCCTTCAGGTACTTTTCCAGGTCTTCAGTGGCTTGCCACCCATTTCCAAAGAAAATGTGGCGGAACGGGACATCTCTCATAGAGACGTAAGGAGACAGAAAATTATGCTCCACCTTAAAAGAGGAAGAAAGTGACATTAACATGAGAACTTGGCCAATATGCATCAATCAATGATACAAGATGCGCCTAGAAAAGCCAAGAGAATACCTTTACCTTCATTATGCGGTTATTGAGTATGCGACACATCTCTATGTCATCCAGGTCGCTGTTATCGATGTCAGTAGTTAGAGAGGCTGCAGCACGACCAAAGGAGCCTTTTGCTGCATTCAGCCACTCCGTGGACAAAGACTCAATTTTATCGACCTGTTGAAAGTATTTTGAGAAACAAGCAAGTTATTTTGCAGATTAAAAACTGGTTCAAGTTTTTTTGTATCTCATTGCGAAAACAATGCTAACGACAAAAAGCATTACCTTGTCATCTTTGAGCATGTTAACACCAGTGATGATGGCGTTCACATGCTTATTGATCACACTGCTATACTTGGTAACGTCCAGTTTGAGGATGTGGTCATGAACGAGACGGAGGGCCATCTGCCCAGCAACCTGAGCAGCAAGCAAGGACAGCTCAACCACTTTCCCACCGGTGACGAAATCCAGTTTATTTTTATCATCCTTGTCGGTTCCAAAAAACTCGTAGTCAGCAGTGGCCtggtgaaaatgtttttaataaaatgagttTGCAAACATCTGGATGACTCTTTGTATATGACATTTACGAACAGAGCAACATTTAGGGCCATCAGTCTCTTAAAACCAATGGGTGGTGAGCTTGAATGGTAAGGAAAAGGCTTTTTGtggaacttaaagggatagttcacccaaaaatgacaattatcccatgatttactcaacctcaagcaatcctaggtgtatatgactatcttctttcagacaaacacagtctgagttatattataaaatatcccggctctaccaagctttataatgatagtgaatggcgctcctgattttgaagttcaaaaaaaatgcattcatccatcataaaagatatccacacggctccaggggattaataaaggccttctgaagcaaagtgatgggtttttgtaagaaaaatatccatatttaaaacttcataaagtaaaataactagcttccggcagatggccTACACAAATCAACTTACGCCAAAAGAGTAATCTTTGACCTGACGGATGACGCATTAATGAAAGCGGAAGCACAGAGGACatagcaaagcaaaacaaaacaaaggtcacaaattagaagtctaaaacgagaatttttaaagtgaactatcAGAGGATTTCAACATAAGAGGTGGCGTCTAAGATTACGCTACTCTATCTTACGTCATACATCGCTTCAGAATTTACAGACCGTCTGCCAAGCGGTAATTATTTTAGTTAaggaagttttaaatatggatatttttcttacaaaaacccatcgctttgcttaagaaggcctttattaaccccctggagccgtgtggattacttttatgatggatgcaaTTTTCCGGACTTCAAAATCTGAAGTGCCACTCACTgctaccattataaagcctgtaagagcaaggatattttttaatataactcttattataattcttattattataactcataattcttcTGATTGAAgattttttaatcacatttttttatttttgattaaattgacaggccaacaaaacaaaacacaaaacaaaaccgctTACCTGAGAAGAGATGAAACTAAAAGACACAGATGGGATTCCAGAAAAGGCCAGGAAAGGATATGCAGCATCATCCATCTGCATGGGTGTCAAACTGAGCACAAAACGAAAATGGACTCATGAGCATGTACACGTCATGTCACCACAGAAACAATCATGATTATACTGATGTTTTGACCCATTATAACAAAAATCAAAGCAGATTTACTTACAGAGATGACAAACTACCACCATAACTCTGGAGAAGGTCTGAGCGTGACACAGGGCTTTGGACTTTTTTCAGGGTGTTCTGTAGAAGGGTGTGCAACAAAGGACTGGCCGAAGCTCTAAAGGAACCCACACCTGATGattaaagagaaacatttaattttttttaaaaggatagGGAGAAGAATGGGGAAAGGGCTTACAAATGACATGAGTGGAACTTGAACTTGTCCACCACACAAGTAGATACACGAATggtttgtcatttaaaaaaaaaacaacaattataaTTGAGTGTACAAAATCCTATAATAAACTTATCACTTGCACACATTAAACTTACCAGTAACAACCCCATCCAAACTAATGTAGGTAAATGCTTTCCTGTCTAGTGATGACCAGTATCCCTGTTTAACAAAGAAGACACAACACgttaaaaaaacataactgcgttttaaaacaaactgCATACAATTATCGCAGCCAAGCACAGATGATATTGGAGCACACAAACCTCAAGCCATTCAGTAACTCCAACGTTCCCAAAATCCCCTGCAGTCCAGCTGGCAAACACAATGCTTCTTTTGGGCTTGAAACCATCTAAGGTTAAGAGGACAAGGAGTGAGCACATGCCAGAACAATACACAGACAGTCTGCTTTTGAACACAGGTAGACAAGAGCATACCTTTCTTCAACTCTGTAAAAACCCTTGCAAGCTCCAACAGAAGAGTAGTTCCAACTGCAGACTTGGCATATCCCCAGCTCAAGGAGTCCCTCTGCGCTCCAATCACAACATAACGATCTGACGGATTCAGACAACCACAGTGAGACCACATACATTCAGATCTATAGACTTATTTAAGCAAAATGTAGAAACTCACCAGGGTCCACATATCCTTTGATGACTCCAAACACGTTATGGATCTTTGTGTCAACAAGGTTATTACTGACAGATACGGCTACTTTGTCAGTTTCACTTCCCAACTTGTAACTGGAGAAAACACCCTTAAAGTTATCAGGAGCAATGTTTCCTCCCATTTTCCTGTGAGAAATTAAAGAATACCAATTAATCTTGATGTTTCTTgacaaagattttaaaaaatgatcaaGGTAAACCAAAACTATAACGTACGCAAAGATTTTGCGTGCCATATCAGTAGTAATGGTCTGGGCGAGTATTCCTGGAAGACCAGAGGACTTGGCAGGAGGAAACTGAGTGTGATTAAAGGATGGGAATCCTGGGGTGTAAGGATCACCTGATCCTAGGTGGACCTGTAATTAATGACCAGAAGGAATgaataaacaataacaacaacaaataaaaacaataaaatacatttaggaTTTTAAttgttcaattaatttttaaaattcagtttaaaCCATCACTGTTACTGATTTGTAATGTATTGTATAAGTCAACATTTACCAAGCAATTTAGATTGCTTTTGCCATcatctaaaaaataatgaatatatatatatatatatatatatatatatatatatatatatatatatatatatatatattttttttttttttttttttaaataaattgtaattaattaactgtagtctttccatttgaaaaatttccacttttttttttttttttaattagaagttataacagcaaaacaaaatcaacacaaacatGAATTTCATTCTTCTGCATAACTTACATGACCATAGAGCTCAATATCCTCAGACGTTCTATAGTCAGCTGGGTCTGGGTAGATCAGAGCTGCTACTGCACCCATCTTAGCTACATTCATAACCTAATATGGTGACAAACATATTTTGATCAGCACTAGCAAAAAAGTATGATACTATTAATAAACTGTTTCTAGTAAAACACTAACAgttcaaaaagaaaatgaactTATTGGTCTGCTTTTCATGAGTCACCTTCTGTGCCATGCTGATTTTTCCAGCTCTCATCAGTACGACAGACCCATTTAGATTCACTTTGTATTCTTCATTCTGCAAGGTCTGCAGGTCAGCAAGCTCACCATAGTTGGCGTACACCACTCTGCCCTGTGAATATAATTGTTTAAGAAAATGACTGAGAATGCAAATCATGGGACAACTAATGACATAGCTGACTGACAAAGCCaagcaagcaaaaaaaaaaaaaaaaaaaaaaaaaaaaagtgtttccgGCAGAGGAAGAGAAAGGCTCACCTCTTTTTCTCCTGTTTCACTGTAAGCCAGGAACCCCCTCGGACTTCCGATCTCCTCTGAACCAAACCGCACTTTATTTGGTTTGGTGCTTTTAGGGTTAAAAACAGTCCAGATTACAAATAGTGCAACCAAAGAAAGATGGAAAAACTATAACTGCAgttactaaggtgttctgagtggtttttaCCATGTTGCTATGTGGATTTTACTGTTTAGCATGTTGGGCACTTGTCAGcgtatatagtttttattgtgttaAGAAGTGGTTTTAGTTTGTGCGCATGTTAACGTATTGCTATGTgtcgagctcctggaggcgtacCTGCtgtgggcagagctaaagagtcacgagcacgcgcagcttttgagtagagatcgtctgcaagctgcgacatcattataaataaaaagggaacaaaaacgtttgcgttgtttacattttatgcacttgcgTGCCGATTgtcaacaaaacacagacatctgatgcagttACTCACCGCCCGCGATCAGCAAATCCAGCtacgaactgggacttgtttacaagcATTCATCACCAAAATAccaggaacaaacaaacatacacgcACAATTCCATTGCTGtaccggaaaaacaaacttcatccactgttcccttaacgctgggttctttgggaagctaaaaaaagtaatctttccctcacaaccaaaaacactcctttggtgacaggaCCTCTGTCCTccagaggtcgcatttgaaggctgcatacgtcataattgccttatttaagaaaagtaaccgtaataaaaatttactgataattattgtgaggtgtaaaatactgtaacttctttcttactttgcaatctaacggttatttttcttaaatgagactacATTGATGTacgcagccttcaaatgcggccttcgaagggtgcagcccctgaattggtaCACAGCTactgttgaaaaatctctcggcttccgtaacccgaacgaagcgcgttgatgggcgtgctcttgctctgggtgatgtatgtgtgcacgcttatcagggagaagtgcccatacaaggaattccgccctttattacgtgataaagggccatactcaaaaaaaaaaaaaaaaactctccgtaaccggaagtagtgtatttggcacagaaatactccatcatacgtccaactcgtgttatatgcttatgtgtttttttttgtgttctaaCAGGTTTTTAGCAtgtatttttatgcatgttATGTGGTTTTTACTGTTCAGAAAGATTTGTTAGTGTTATGTGCTTGTTAGTGTgctgttatgcagttgctagggtatttgAGTGGTTTTTGAATGGTTTTAGTTTGCTGTAATGTGGTTGctgaagttttaaaagtttactTAGTGTGTTGCTACACAGTTGCCAGGGTATTCTTTGTGGTTGCAGAGTGGTTACTTATTTTCGGACAGCGTTTCTGGAGTGCCTACTGACCTGTTAGGATACTGTAGCTTCACATAGTGCTCATCAACCCAGGGCTCCATATTCAGTTTTGTGAAAATATCATGGATATTGTCACCTAACTTGTTATCTACAGATGATCCTGCATTACGATCCCTCTGGGAATACACGCTTGATGGAAGAACAACAGAAAATCAGTAACAATAACAGATACGTACATTTAAAAAAGGCTGTACTTTTACTTATTCACAATTGTgttaatgtttaaactgacaatGCTAACAATGACCAATAATATCAAATGATTTACAGATACCTTAATTTATCTTCGATGGCTTTAGATGACAGTTTATCATTCAGACGTTTAACAAGATCACTCCAATCCATAGAGGGTCCAGAAACGTCATAAATCGGTGGAACATCTTGAGCTTTTTCAGAGCTCTGATCATTGTCTGGTGAAGAGCAGGAAGGAGACTCAGACTTACGGTGGACAGAGTATCCAATGAGTAAACctgtcacaaaaaaaacaaaaaaaacaaagagcTTGGTTTCACATATGAGTCCTAGGGAAAAACTGAGAACATCTCCTAATAATAACTTATTACATGGCTCTCTAAAACACTTAATTTTGTTAGGTCATTCACAGCATTATGGGGTCAAGTATTTTTGTATTGAACGCTTAACTGACCATTGTCCATGGCAAACTAATTTATATCTCTTAAAgtaatcaaattaatatttgaagagttcagatgcaaaaaccGCTAAATGCCATCTCCATCAAAAATGAGAATGATATTGAGCGAATTCTCTCCGTATACATCTCTCCTAGtatacgttcatcaaatactttcgcTTCAAATCCACTAAATCCCAGCgtcagcccattcagaaataccggTTCACTGGCAGAAACCGCTAAATGCCACTTcccacagaagaaccaatcaGAAGATGCGAATCAAATCATATGATATCAAGATGAATGACACTGGGCGTATGAGCCGGCTTTTAATTGCCGAGCTGAAAGTTAtcatcatgttttgtccattgttacagtggcaatgacaggatttcgTGAGTAGCgagtaaacacaacagtgtttgttttgctgctgtaaaactgacagaaactgACGTTTTACTATGTCTTGTTGTCTAAAGAGCTGGACTTAGAGgttttttgcaaaaacatcACACATGGACTGGTTTTGCAGCAAAAGACGGTCAAATTAGGTAACTacaaagtttactctattcttctcccagttcaccgacCACTTATTTaagaagtggatgaatttaGATGTTGTAATTGTGATAGCTCTGATTCTCAGCATCGGAGTGCAAATTAAAATGTCGGCATCCATCATCCATTGTAGATCAACTAACATGATTATTATAAAGGTGTTCAAATGACAAAATACATGTACTTGCATGTGAAAGGGTTAAACCACAAAATGACTGATCaaagttttatgaatttatttgatttaccaatgttttttatataataaatttgtattaaaacaaAGCACAGAACGCAGAAAAATAAAACGGACAAcaaaatttctaaaaaaaaaaaaaaaaatcatcatcattTATAGGGCACAATTATTGTTAAACATAATACATTtaagttttatgaattcaattgattagacatcctttttgattattataatttaatgaaaCCATTCAAATCAGAAACCAGAAATATTTAAATGGAATATTTCCAGAATTTGGGAAAAATTTTAatggatttcatagggccctagtTTATTATTCTTTGATAataactgaatgaaaatgatatTTGGATATACTAAAGAACTggataaactacaaaaacactcACCCACACAGAAGACAGCCAGCACAACACCCACGCAAACCAGAGACCTCCATTTGTTCAATGGCCGAGAATTACTGGATCTCATGTACGCATCACGCTGAACGTGTCCTTGTTCTGTTCCATCcatttcctcctcctcctcacctTCCACAGAGAGCTTCACCTCCACACGGCTGCTCTCTCCATCAGGATTCTGAGACTGATTGAACCGGGTGTATGAGCGGCTGTTTACCTGTTAACAGGGGGGAAATAATTAGGCTCTAAACTCCAGAGAAATAcataaagttaatatttaaagaaGACAAGTTTGTCCAAAACAGAACTTACTATTTTCGAAAACTTCATTTTGGCTTGATCAATTGTTCCTGCCATGGAATCTGAAACAGAAGAGATATATCTTTAGCAACAATGTTTCTCACAATATCAGACAAGGAGCTCTTTTTAAAGTCTCTGAATTCATAAACACAGCCCTCCTTGTTCAAAGtccaaaaatgttttatctACTGAATAAAGGACAAGTCTTTTGATTCGTTGAACTGCATCCAAAACACAGAGCCGCCCTCTACAGTGGCTCCAGAGCTAGTTAATGCAGTGATAGGAATCGATATGGCGATTATATAATGTTGATAATGTGACGTGCACCACAAACATTTACTAATTGTGAAATACGACGTAGTTCAGTTTAAACCTAGTGGTCCACTAACCTATTTACACTAACCAAAGGAAGCtagtgaaataaatacaaaggcaaaaatacaaaaaagtacttttacatttacgcatttagcagatgcttttaaccAAAGCTACTTACAATAGAGCAACATAAACAATTCGCCACAAAGCAACAATATTTATAgtatacaatgcaaggtttCTTGTACAGCTTGTGCTTTGTGTGCGCGCattggtttaaagggttagttcacccaaaaatgaaatttctgccattaagtactcaccctcatgttgttccacacccgtaagatcttcgttcatcttcagaacaaaaattaagatatttttgatgaaatccgagaggttttttatcctccatagaaagcaacaaaattaccacattcaaggtccagaaaagtaataaaaacatcattaaaatagtcaacgtgactacagtggttcaaacttaatgttatgaggtGAATTtctgtgctcaaaaacaaaacaaaaataactttattcaacaaattcatctctcccctgtcattctcctacactaGTTACactgcagcgcttccaggttctacgtcagaacgcgactcattattggccggctcctgcgtcagcatcacacgcatgtgtcgtggtgctcatgtgaacagcgtcggccaatactgagtcgccgttctgacgtagaacctggaagcgctgcaacgcTAATAGCGTAgaagaatgacagggaagagacgattttgttgaataaaatcgttatttttgttttgtttttgagcacaaaaagtattctcgccagTATATGTGGGGATGTAGCCTCAGGGCATTACTGTAAAGTACTTCTCCATAAAATGTGgcagttattttttaataataagcaTTAAGGGCTTTTTAGTGATTTGTCTGCATGATGTTATGCAAAACAACATACTTACATCATACTCCAGTGTCCATTACCTGTGATAGTTACTTCCATGGGTACATTTTCTgaagtttagattttttttattgcataattataatttagtataaaataaataaataatacagaacAAAGAACAACATGGAAGAACATGTGGGGGATAcagaggagaaaaaaatatattacaatttacatgaaatattgttttataatatggGGTGTTTTCAAAGGTTTTTattggagatttttttttaaatgacgaCAATAGTAAATGTAAATCATAAGCAAATACTTTGCAGTTAGGTTTGAATTTAAGGTATTTTGCTTAGTGATATTGATATTTACCCATTATACAAAAAGTTTAAGACATCGTCAGAGtgaaaaataaccttttttcaacaaattcatctcttccctgtcattctcgtACACTATTTGcgtttgttgaataaagtcgttatttttgttttgtttgtgcgcacaaaaagtattctcatcgcttcttaacattaaggttgaaccactgtagtcatgtggattatttcattgctttctatggagaataaaaacctctcggatttcatcaaaaatatcttaatttgtgttacgaagatgaacgaaggtcttatgggtgtggaacgacatgagggtgagtgattaatgacagaaatatcatttttgggcaaactaaccctttaaggtttaaACTTGTATAATAAACAGCAATCCAGTCCAGATAAACAAGCAATGACAGAAAAACCTCAGTAGAGCCACAGGTTATAACCCAAAATGCCCAAAAATCTTTGTAAAAACTAGTTAAGAACTGTAGCTTTacaaatagagaaaaaaattacACCTGGACATACTTCCCCATGTCTGTTGTTGTGAGGTTTAGGCCCATTATATCCTTTTTTCCTGCATTCAACTGAATCTACAATTGTTTGAatgacccaaaaaaaaaaaaaaaaatgttgttgcaTTAGAGGAAGAGGTTGCGTGAGGTTAAGAAAACTTCCTACAAATTTAACAACCACAGAAACAATTGGCGCCACTTTTTAGTTGCACAACACCATAACCGCACGTAGTTTCATTGTACAGAGTTTTAGATtcactgaaaacaaaaatgctaGAGGGTCAATAAACGAGTCAGGACATTCCTAAATAAATTAAGCCCAACCCAATCAAACCCAACCTTTGCCTTCGTTTAGAATGTGCCCTTGAGACTATTTGCAATGATAAGTCAAGGTTCTTGAgcacaaaacagcatttatcacGTTTCAACAACCTTGAACAGGAAAACAATTGTAAA from Ctenopharyngodon idella isolate HZGC_01 chromosome 23, HZGC01, whole genome shotgun sequence carries:
- the tfr1b gene encoding transferrin receptor 1b, which translates into the protein MAGTIDQAKMKFSKIVNSRSYTRFNQSQNPDGESSRVEVKLSVEGEEEEEMDGTEQGHVQRDAYMRSSNSRPLNKWRSLVCVGVVLAVFCVGLLIGYSVHRKSESPSCSSPDNDQSSEKAQDVPPIYDVSGPSMDWSDLVKRLNDKLSSKAIEDKLSVYSQRDRNAGSSVDNKLGDNIHDIFTKLNMEPWVDEHYVKLQYPNSTKPNKVRFGSEEIGSPRGFLAYSETGEKEGRVVYANYGELADLQTLQNEEYKVNLNGSVVLMRAGKISMAQKVMNVAKMGAVAALIYPDPADYRTSEDIELYGHVHLGSGDPYTPGFPSFNHTQFPPAKSSGLPGILAQTITTDMARKIFAKMGGNIAPDNFKGVFSSYKLGSETDKVAVSVSNNLVDTKIHNVFGVIKGYVDPDRYVVIGAQRDSLSWGYAKSAVGTTLLLELARVFTELKKDGFKPKRSIVFASWTAGDFGNVGVTEWLEGYWSSLDRKAFTYISLDGVVTGVGSFRASASPLLHTLLQNTLKKVQSPVSRSDLLQSYGGSLSSLLTPMQMDDAAYPFLAFSGIPSVSFSFISSQATADYEFFGTDKDDKNKLDFVTGGKVVELSLLAAQVAGQMALRLVHDHILKLDVTKYSSVINKHVNAIITGVNMLKDDKVDKIESLSTEWLNAAKGSFGRAAASLTTDIDNSDLDDIEMCRILNNRIMKVEHNFLSPYVSMRDVPFRHIFFGNGWQATEDLEKYLKDVHEKKASFDIDQVLNKFALLTWSIQGCANDLAGDIWALDNEI